From the genome of Candidatus Defluviilinea proxima:
GTTTTAGGCGGATATTGTCGCTGTATTGGTCGAGCAGTTTTTTTGCTTTTGGGGTTTGTTGCATTCTTGCCCCTTTCTGGTGGTACTTGTATAATGCTGTTATGGAATATATAAGGGATTATACAGCAAAATTGCTGTATAACACCCCAAATCGGGTGTTTATACAGCGCGCTGTATAAACACTAGTTGGGCGCTTGGTCATAAAATAATCTTGTAAATATTCAACAGAATGAGTGGTTCTTATGCTATCAATCACACAACAAGAAGTAACTCCAGAAATCTTGAATCTGTTTGATTTGAATAATCCAACTATGCCTCGCGCTTTCAATGTTCTTGAAGGCATCATCACAGGACAGATTTTAGTTGACAACCTTACTCAACCAAGTTGGGCAGTGGTACGTGAAGGCATTTATGGAACACTTTATTTTGGCGGTCAAATAACTTCTTCGGTTATCCCATCTATATTCGGGCACTTTTTCAATTTGGCGGTATCGGTGTTGGGTGTTGGTTAGACAATCCGCTAAATAAAATACTCCCCGACAGCCCAGATTATGATGGATTTACTTTATATTTCACTGAGCGCTCATCTGCAGAAACGAACTTAGAAACACTTGTTTCGCAACTTCCGTCAAATTATGCTTTGGTATCCCGTGATGAGCACTTGTTTAAAAAATCTTTTGACTATGATTCAACTCTTGCATCTTTTGATTCAATAGAAAATGTCATGCAATACACGCTTGGGGTATCATTAGTTCAAGATGATTATTTGGTCTGTGAAGCGGCGACGGGCGCACCCACGCATGGGTTAATGGAAGTCGGAGTAACCACCCATGAAAATTATCGTCAAAAAGGTCTTGCCACAATAGCGTGTGCAAAACTTATTGAAACATGCGAAATGCAAGGGTATTCAACATGGTGGGATTGCGCAAAACAAAATACACCGTCTGTGCGTCTTGCAAAAAAACTTGGTTATCAAAACGAGAAAGAATATAGATATGCGTGGTGGGAGAAAAGATGAACGCGTCTTCCACCCAACAGCGCCCAACAAAGCGTGCACCTGACGCTGGGGATTCTGCGCAAATCTCAAGCAGTTTTCCACGCCTTATCATTTTTCCAATCGGACGGCTTCGCCGTCCCCGCCCCAGCGCAGGTAACGCAAACCGTTGGGCGTTTTCTTGCGAATAATTCAAAGCCGTTGAAACCATGAAATCACATCACGCAAAAAATAAAAGCAATCAAAAGTTACACGAGATATGCAGAATTGTTTTCAAAGTGGCAATAATCAATTTTGTGGTTTTTGTCGTTGTTGCTTTAATGCTTGGTGGAGATGCTATTAACGGCGACGCTATAAACGGCAGTGGAATAGCAGGACATTATTTCGTTGCAATGAACGGAAGGTCAACCGAAGTAAGTTATCCAGTTTATATTTACAGCAAAACACACGTCATCAGCATGTTTATCACTCATCCACTCGCTATGATTGCAGGAATTGTGTATTCTGTTACTGGCGGAAAGAAGGAAGATTTTTGGAAGCCGAAATCAACAAAGAAAATAAGGAAGCAGGTTTTGTAGGTTAGTTCTGAAAAAAGTGCAATGAAATAGTTGCGAAGGTCTATTTGGTAATGATTTTGTTCGGAATAAGCGAGTTGATTTAGTAGTTGCCAAAAAGTTTGTAACGTGTAAAATTTAGTCAAGTTAGTAGCGGCGTCTTTTTTCGGGCAACGAGTCTTGCGCAAATCAAAAACGCCCAACAAAGCGTGCACCCGACGCTGGGGAGTCTGGCGCGATTCCAAGCCTTTTTCTACGCCTTATCATTTTCCCAGTCGGACGGCATTCCGCCGCCCGCCCCAGCGCGGGTAACGCAAACCGTTGGGCGGCTGTCCGTAAGCAAGCTATGTGATTTGATATAGTGGAGATAAACAATGTCCCTTTCACGCTTTGTTGAAACCCTGTTAATTCGCGATGTTCTTTCTTATTTCATTCCAGGAACATTAATTACTCTTATTGTGACGGGCTTCAATCTTGATTTTGGTGTATCGCAATTTTTTATAACTGCAATTAGGACAACAGTTGGAGACGTAGGAGTGATATTCGGTTGTACTGGCATCGTATATGTCATAGGCTATATGGCTTCCACACTTATTTTTTATCTTGAAAATATTCTCCCTCTTAAGAGGCAATTTCATGTTCCTGAACCAAAACCCGAAATATTAGCAATTTTGGAACAATCCTTTGGTAATTGGGTCAAAAAAGCAGATTATCATTATTTGGCTATCATTTGCCAAAATTATATAGAACTAAAGGAACCTGATTATTATTTCCGAAAAATTGACCGATTGATATTGATGAGAAACTTTGAAATGGGCATAGCAAGTGTATTTCTCACTCTTTCAATAGTCTTATTTATTTCGTTTGCTGGGGTATTAAAACTTTATGGATTTTTACCCCTTTTTATAACGATTTTGTTGGTTTACAGCAGTAACGTCATAAAATTTAGTATGCTTGGGCAAACATTTACTTCGTTTTATGTGTCCTTTCAAGGAAAACCTTTGCAGAAAGAGTCTAAAGTAAAATAACGCCGCCCAACAAAGCGTGCACCCGACGCTGGGGATTCTGGCGCAACTCCAAGCATTTTTCTACGCCTCAGCATTTTTCCAGTCGGACAGCGTTCCGCTGCCCGCCCCAGCGCGGGTAACGCAAACCGTTGGGCAACCTCATATTGGGTTTACTTTGCTGCCAAATACTATAAGAATGATGAAGATCGAGGGCGATTATGTCAAAAGATAGAATTCCATATCTCAAGACGGGAGCACTACTCCTCTTGATTGGTTTTGTCAGCACTTATCTCTCATGTTATCGTCCAATCAGAATGGCTGAGAATGGTTCGGCTTCGATCACGACATCTCGCGCGATTATCGTTTTATCACCTTTGTTTTTTCTGTATGGTCTGGCATATATCATTTCTCCCAAATTCGTGGAACAGCATTTAGGTGGTATTCCAAAGGAAAAGCCTTCTAGCCCAAGTAGTATTATTGGCTGGTTGTTCTCAATCATTGCAATAGCAATTGGCATTGGTTTGATGGTCTGGGTACAAGCGCTATTGAATCAGCTAGGTTACAAGTTCTGAAACAAGCAGGTTCTGTCACTTGTCTTCACGATTTTCAATAGTCTTCAGACATAGAAACAACAGTTCTTTACAAAACAGATTTTTTGGTAGTTGCCAAAGTTTAGGTGGTGTGCAATAATTTTGTCAGTTTATCGGTGGTTCCGTGTTTCAGGCAACGAGTCTTGGGTTCATAAAGGTTGCCCAACACAGCGTGCACCCGACGGGTGGGAGTCTGCGCGTTTTTGGGCAGGTTGTGTGGCTTGAAGCTGGTTCCGGCAAAGTAGCGTTGCCTCGTCCCGCCCACCCGCGGGTAACGCACACCGTTGGCACGCCCCTTGCATAATGAGCAAAACAAAAGGTCGGTAATTATGAACAAGATAACAGAATTGTTTCGGGGACGCTCAAAAACTTATATAATCATCTTGGTGGTCTTAGCAATAGTTGTAATAGTCACCATGTACTGGTTGATAAAAAATCCAAGTTTCGAGCCTTTTCTTTCCTTGTTGGTTATTGGGGCAATTTTTGCCGTGTTGGGGTCTCTAAAAGATGTTTCAGATATTTTTACTGTGTCGAAAAAAGATATTGAAGTTGCACGTGTGCGTGTTGAGCAAAATCCAGATAAAGCAAAGCCCGCTTGGGATTTAGCAACGGCAAAGTTAGAAGCATACTTATCAGCAAATCTAAAACAAATAAATTGGATTTTCGGTTTAAGTGTCATCGTAATGATTATTGGGTTTGTGTTTTTAGCAACCGCCGTTTTTCTAACATTACAAAATCCAGAATTTATAACCCCTGTAATTGTTGCAGGCGTTGGCGGTGCGCTTACTGAGTTTATCGGGGCAACATTTCTTGTTTTATATCGTTCAGCAGTTGAACATTCCACTAATTTCATTAAGTCCTTAGATAAGACAAGTTCAGTCGGGGTTGCCATGCAAATATTGGATAACATATCTACTGATAAAGATGAAACGGTTCGAGAGAAAATTATTGACGCCAAAATTGAAGTAGCAAAACTGCTACTTTCTAATCTTTCAGAAAAATAATGTTTTCTTTTACAGGCTTCGAGTCTTATAATCAAAAGCGTGCCAACAAAGCGTGCACCCGACGCTGGGGATTCTGGCGCGATTCCAAGCCTTTTTCCACGCCTTAGCATTTTCCCAGTCGGACGGCGTTCCGCCGCCCCAGCGCGGGTAACGCAAACCGTTAGGCAACCTGTTGGAAAACTCAAAAGACTTTTTGAATCGCCGTCTCGATTTTGCAATTTAGCAAAAAGACAATTCTATTTTTTTGAGCAGATCATTTTTTTGTGGTGGCTTTGGCATCTGCAAGTTTTGTTTCCTGCCCTTGGTCATGGGTTTGGTTGATTGTGGCCCGCGAATATTGAGTTTGTCTTTTGGGTCAGGTCACTCAGACAAAGTTGGGTTTCTTCGGCAATGTCCTTCTTTTGTCATCATCAGCTTTTCAAAAGTAGCACGTTTTTTTTATCAACGTTTTGACAGGTTCAGTTCAGGTTGGCTTACATAAATCCATTTTATCGGTGGAGTCCATTTTTCAATTTGTCATCTCGCTTGCTTGGCAAAGCTTCTGGCAAGTCGTAATTTTTTTTGTCCGTTGCCAGCGTGAGAGTTCGTCGTAAAATTTAGCTACCTCGGCGGTACTCTCTTTTTATCGCAATCGAGTCGGGCGTTCAAGGTCGGTTGCCTAACACAGCGTGCAGCGGACGGCGGGGAGTCTGCGCGATTTACAGGCATTTTCCTGGCTTCAGGCTTTTCTGCTCTCAGACTTTTCTCTACGCCCGCCCCTTGTCCGCCGCTAACGCAAGCCGTTGGCTTGCCCCTTGCACAATTATCACATCTTTAAAAAGGTAATTTAGATGAGCGAAGAAATCATCCAGAAAAATTACGAGAAACATGGAGAGCCTTTTGGCTCTTTTGAGTTTTATAACATTGGCAAGAGCAGTATTGAAAATCTGAAAAAATATAAAATCGTTCCAAATAAAGATTATGGGGTTTACGGAAACAAATCTCCAGACGCTTTAATTTGCGACAGGAAAAAACTTTCTTCAGTTTCGGTAATTTGCGTTATTGAACATAAACAACCTTCCAGTTTTGACACGGCTGAAAAACGGCAAAAAGCATTTGAGCAATGCAATGATTATTGTCAAACTTTGGAAGCGAAAATCGGAATTATCACAGATGGAATTTCTGCATTTTGGATAAACCCAACTATTGCACTTGACCAAGCAGAGCATGTTTACAAGGACGGAAGCGCAAAAATTCAACGTGGCTTTTCGTTTATCAAGAATGACAATGGAACTTTTTTCAATCCTCATTTTGACCATTCCAGTTCAGAAACCATTGACACTATTAACTTGCTTCTAAGGGCAATTGATAAGACAAATAGTGTTATTCGCCCTAAAAACACCGTTTCCCCGTCCACACTGGCTAAACAAGTTTGGCAATCTGTATGGTTAGCAACTGGTGACGACCCAAAAAAATGTTTGATGACATTCACAGAACTTTTTATTTTCAAGTTTCTTAGCGACTTGGAAGTTTTGAAAATTGACGACAATGGAAACAATGTTGATTTTGACAGCGTTCTCCAAAAAGGCAAAACTCATTGCCTGAAATATTATCTCAGCAATGTCAGACCATATATCAAGAAAATTTTTCCTTCACATGACGATGGCACGACCATTATCAACGGTTTGAGTTTGAAAAATGACCAAAATCAAGACGGGTTATTTTTCGATATTTTGACAGCATTTAACACCTTTGGGAAACTCGAAAACATTGACCCCGATTTCAAAAGTCGCTTGTTTGAAGATTTTCTAAAAGGAACGACAGGCAAAAAGCAACTGGCGCAGTTTTTCACACCAAGAAACGTCATTAAGGCAATGACAGAGATTGCAAACGTAAAAAATCTTCCCGACAATAGCAAGATGGGCGACCCTGCTTGCGGCGTTGGTGGTTTTGTCATAGAAACAATTTTGAACAGACGAACCAACAACAAGCAAGATTTTCACGTTGATAAAAAATCTATCAAGTCGAGCATTTCTTATAGTGGCTATGATTACGACGACTTAACAATAATTCTGGCTAAAGCCAACTTGTTGATTACGCTTACAGAATTACTTGCAGAAAACCCGAAGATGACTCATGAGTTTTCTGAGTTATTGAGCAACATTTTTGTGTTGGAAGATAAAAGCATTATCGGCTCTTTGGAAATTCAAGAACCTCAAAAATACAATTTGATAATGTCGAATCCCCCATACGTTTTACGGGGAACAAGCGTTTACCGTGATTACATTCGCCAACATGGGGAATTATCAAAATACTATCCTACAACATCCGTAGGAAAAGAAGGTCTATTCGTACAGAAAATTTTACAGGAACTTGCCAGAAGCGGAGAAGCGTTTGTAATTTTGCCCGATGGATTCTTTTACAGAGCCACCGACAATGAGTTAAAGAAGAAAATTCTTGAATTGTGTTTCGTCAAATGTATTATTTCTCTCCCAGAAAAAACCTTTTATGCTACAAGAAAGAAAACCTATATCTTAGGGCTTCAAAGAAAAGACTCTGACAAATCTTTGCAAGATTTCCCCGTTTTTTCTGCTATTGCGAGAACCATCGGAGAAACACTGGACGCAGACAGAATTCGACAATCGGACAATGATTTAATTCCTATCACCCGTGAATATAAGTATTTCCACGCAGACAGAGCAGGTTATCAAAACAGGTTAGCAAATATCAAAGCCATTCCGATTGAAAGTTTCACAAATAATCTTAATTGGCTAATCGAAAACTACTGGACAATTGACGAGAAAATTGAACTCGGAATTTTAGAAGATGATTCTGGCGTCAGCGACAATGATTTATTTGAAAACATTGACTTCTTCCAAGAAAAACTTGACGAAATAAAAAAGACTCTTGAAAAAGAATTGAATGTAGATATTGGAATCAAAAGCAGTCATTTGCCCATTCAGTTAACGGACAAAAAATATTTCAAGCATTATTCCGCTTATTCCGCTACAAATCTTGACTTGACCAAAATAAAGTATTCAGAGATAGACACAAAGAATCCAAATGATATTCCCCTTTATTCTGCGGCTAGAAAACCAGTTGCCTACATAAAGAGACAAGCAAAAGAACCGTTGAAGGCTACCAAAGAACATCCTCACATATCATTTGCAACAGATGGTGAAAGTAGCGCAGGCACACACATATTCTTCCACGAAAGCGAATATTATGTAAATGCGTCCAGAGCATCTTTTGAAGTAATTGATGATAAGATTTTGCCAGAATACGTTTTGTGCTACATTCAAGATATAAAGAAGAAGTACGGTTATGACTTCAAGCACAAAGCAACTTGGAACAATATTTCAGAAATAGAAATTTTGATACCAACCACTGAAAGCGGAGAATTTGACCTCGACGCTCAAAAGAAATTTGCCGAACATTATGTCAGAGTGCATGAATTAAAGCACAAAATATTCAATGCCTTTTTGAAAAGGTAAGAGATTTTGAAGGAGAAGTGAGTACTCAGTTAGATTCGAAAATAAAAGAATACTTTTCAATCAATGAGTAGTCTCTAAAGTCAAAAGCAGGCTAACAAAGCGTGCACCCGACAAGTGGGATTCTGCGCGTTTTTCAAGCATTTTTCTGGCTTCGAGTTTTTCCTGCTCCCAAGCATTATCCACGCCCGCCCACTTGCGGGTAACGCAAACCGTTGGGCTGCGAACAGCATATTGAATACCAAGACCCCTTCGTCATATTTGTCTTCGGACTATCATCAATGAATTCGATTGAACAAAACTCCCTCTTCGCCTACAATGATTCATATCCAACATGCCACTCGACACACGCGACATTGTGTGTCTATCTTCCTGACTCCTATGATCCAAATACGCTTTCTACAAAACTGGGCATACAACCTTCCAGGACACAAGTAAAAGGAGAAATCTACAAAGGCAAGGTACGAGAGTGGCCGACCGCATGGTTTCTAGAATCGGAAACCAAGCTTCAGTCAAAAGATATCAGGCGACATATTAGTTGGCTCATTGACCAAATAGAAGGTAAATCAGAATTTATTCGCCAGTTACAATCAGAAGGTTCTGAAATGAAAATATCCTGTTTCTGGGTATCAGCGTTTGGACATGGTGGTCCAATGTTGGATGCAGAGATCATGAAAAGATTGGCTGAATTGAATGTAGGAGTAGGTTTTGACATTTATTTCGATGGGGATGAACCTGGTGAAAATCAGGTTGCATCAAGGATTTAGAATGCAGCCCAACACAGCGTGCACCCGACGGGTGGGAGTCGCCGCGTTTTCAGGCAGTTTGCGTGGCTTGAAGTTGATCCCGGCAAAATGGCGTTTTCTCGTCCCGCCCACCCGCGGGTAACGCAAGCCGTTGGGTGCTAGGTCAGGAAGGAAACAAACAAGTGCATTCAGTTTCTAGGCTCATTTTCAAAACTATCGCTGGAGGTGTTTGGGGAGCCTTGATATTTCTAGGACTAGGTTCGATAAAAGAATTTCTAGAAATGTTTATTGTTGCCATATCTGGTGAGTCTGGTCTTTTCTCTGCCCTGCCCCTTAGTATTTTAAGCGGTGCATTTTTTCTTTTTTGGTTAAGTGGCGATTTCATCTTAATTGCGGCTTTTATTGGAGCAGAAATTGCATTCCTAAAAAATCTTCATAACTTTTTTCAGGTTGAAAAAAAGATTCATCAAGTTATACTCTTGTGTGCATTGGCTATCACGGTTTTCAGTTTATCCATCAAGGTTACAACGATTTTTCAAATTGAGTCCGCTTATTCTAGTTTCTGCTCAACACTCATAAAAAAAGATTATTCCTCCACATATGATTTTTTCACTCCAAAATACAGAAAGGCTACCAACTTCAATCAGTTCACCGAGAAATTTAATAAGTCCTCATTTGTATATGGCTGTGAAACAAATCAAAACTCTATGAAATTTGTGTCATCTTTCGGATATAAGGCTTCGGTTTTCCCTCGTAATACTTATACCGTAACAGTTCCTTTTTCAAGTTTTCTACAGGGACCTGAATTAATTATGAATAAAATCAATGGAAAATGGCTTTTTACAGGCGAAGAAAATTGGCATTACTTACCTTGAAATCAAAAAGGTGTTATCTGAAAATTACGCACCCAACAAAGCGTGCAGCGGACTTGTGGGACTCGGCGCGGTTTTCAAGCCTTTTTCTGGCTTCGGGTTTTTCCCGCTTCCGAGCAGAATCCACGCCCACCCACAAGCCGCTAACGCAAACCGTTAGCCCTCACTCAAAAAATTATCAAACATAAGAGATGAAATGCGAGAACCAAAAGATTGGGATGAAGAATATTTACTAAATCTGCCAATAGGCGAATTTGACTGGTTAGAAGTAAAAGGCAGGCGTGGTCTGGATTTAACGCTATCATCTGTGGATGAGAATGATGTCAAGTCAATTATGTCAAAGGCAATTTCAGCCTTTGCAAACAGTGGCGGCGGAAATTTAGTTTTTGGTCTCGCAAATCCAAATAAAAAATGGCAAATAGATGATGGTGGAATTGACCTTGCAATTAAAAAGCCCAATACTCGTGAATGGCTAGAAGACATTATTCCAACTCTGGTTGATTTTCCATTAAGTTCATTCAATGTTTATGCAATACAAGGAAAAGGCAGTTCATCACAGATAGCCGAAGGAAGGGCTGTATTTGTTATTGAAATACCAGACAGTGAACAAGCCCCCCATCAAGCTATAGACAATAGATA
Proteins encoded in this window:
- a CDS encoding GNAT family N-acetyltransferase produces the protein MYIRALFQFGGIGVGCWLDNPLNKILPDSPDYDGFTLYFTERSSAETNLETLVSQLPSNYALVSRDEHLFKKSFDYDSTLASFDSIENVMQYTLGVSLVQDDYLVCEAATGAPTHGLMEVGVTTHENYRQKGLATIACAKLIETCEMQGYSTWWDCAKQNTPSVRLAKKLGYQNEKEYRYAWWEKR
- a CDS encoding N-6 DNA methylase, encoding MSEEIIQKNYEKHGEPFGSFEFYNIGKSSIENLKKYKIVPNKDYGVYGNKSPDALICDRKKLSSVSVICVIEHKQPSSFDTAEKRQKAFEQCNDYCQTLEAKIGIITDGISAFWINPTIALDQAEHVYKDGSAKIQRGFSFIKNDNGTFFNPHFDHSSSETIDTINLLLRAIDKTNSVIRPKNTVSPSTLAKQVWQSVWLATGDDPKKCLMTFTELFIFKFLSDLEVLKIDDNGNNVDFDSVLQKGKTHCLKYYLSNVRPYIKKIFPSHDDGTTIINGLSLKNDQNQDGLFFDILTAFNTFGKLENIDPDFKSRLFEDFLKGTTGKKQLAQFFTPRNVIKAMTEIANVKNLPDNSKMGDPACGVGGFVIETILNRRTNNKQDFHVDKKSIKSSISYSGYDYDDLTIILAKANLLITLTELLAENPKMTHEFSELLSNIFVLEDKSIIGSLEIQEPQKYNLIMSNPPYVLRGTSVYRDYIRQHGELSKYYPTTSVGKEGLFVQKILQELARSGEAFVILPDGFFYRATDNELKKKILELCFVKCIISLPEKTFYATRKKTYILGLQRKDSDKSLQDFPVFSAIARTIGETLDADRIRQSDNDLIPITREYKYFHADRAGYQNRLANIKAIPIESFTNNLNWLIENYWTIDEKIELGILEDDSGVSDNDLFENIDFFQEKLDEIKKTLEKELNVDIGIKSSHLPIQLTDKKYFKHYSAYSATNLDLTKIKYSEIDTKNPNDIPLYSAARKPVAYIKRQAKEPLKATKEHPHISFATDGESSAGTHIFFHESEYYVNASRASFEVIDDKILPEYVLCYIQDIKKKYGYDFKHKATWNNISEIEILIPTTESGEFDLDAQKKFAEHYVRVHELKHKIFNAFLKR
- a CDS encoding DUF4279 domain-containing protein, with protein sequence MNSIEQNSLFAYNDSYPTCHSTHATLCVYLPDSYDPNTLSTKLGIQPSRTQVKGEIYKGKVREWPTAWFLESETKLQSKDIRRHISWLIDQIEGKSEFIRQLQSEGSEMKISCFWVSAFGHGGPMLDAEIMKRLAELNVGVGFDIYFDGDEPGENQVASRI